The [Eubacterium] siraeum genome contains a region encoding:
- a CDS encoding SulP family inorganic anion transporter, whose amino-acid sequence MIKRYFKRLKTEFKGYNAGKFGKDVLAGITVAAVALPLALAFGISSGATAAAGLITALIAGVVIGLLSGASYQISGPTGAMAAILCSLVATYQIQGVFIACFMSGVILLLCGIFKLGGLVQFIPTPVITGFTSGIAIIIAFGQINNLTGLKCEGASTIDKIVSYFNTPQTLNCEAIAVGVCVIVFMLIYPKKLNAIIPSSLMSIIIATALNFIFNFNVGIVGEIPQTLLLNDRLDITAVDFDTVKNLVFPAISIAALGLIESLLCGASAGRMKNEKLDSDQELVAQGIGNMLIPFFGGVPATAAIARTSVAIKSGAQTRIAGVIHSLVLLASMFLLGGVMSKIPMAALAGVLIVTAWRMNEFAVIKDIFGRKIKTAMFQYLITMAATVIFDLTVAIIIGILFSVIMFVLKVSDMTVNVADVDPAKIDIADKDGKLCGTKVVYVTGPLYFGTSNKLSEKLSHLEIDDGGKLIFSMRGVPIADISGVQAMKELCDSLSARKIEIYFSCVQPAVDEMFHRCGLIETYGEERFFWSTDKAMKFIAGETANVCPLCSANTSNTAVTAETASV is encoded by the coding sequence ATGATAAAGCGTTATTTCAAACGTTTAAAGACAGAATTCAAAGGCTATAATGCAGGAAAATTCGGGAAGGATGTGCTTGCCGGTATTACAGTTGCGGCTGTGGCACTTCCGCTTGCGCTTGCATTCGGTATATCGAGCGGTGCGACTGCCGCCGCAGGACTTATCACGGCACTTATCGCAGGCGTTGTAATAGGACTGCTTTCGGGTGCTTCATATCAGATATCAGGACCTACGGGCGCTATGGCGGCTATCCTTTGCTCGCTTGTGGCTACATATCAGATACAGGGTGTGTTCATCGCCTGCTTTATGTCGGGTGTTATACTTCTGCTGTGCGGAATATTCAAGCTTGGCGGACTGGTACAGTTTATACCCACACCTGTTATTACAGGCTTTACATCGGGTATAGCAATAATCATTGCATTCGGTCAGATAAACAACCTTACGGGACTTAAATGCGAGGGTGCTTCTACTATAGATAAAATAGTAAGCTACTTCAACACGCCTCAGACGCTGAATTGTGAGGCAATAGCAGTCGGCGTATGCGTTATAGTGTTTATGCTTATTTATCCCAAAAAGCTCAATGCTATCATCCCGTCGTCGCTTATGTCTATTATAATAGCAACGGCGCTGAACTTCATATTCAATTTCAATGTCGGCATTGTAGGCGAGATACCGCAGACGCTTTTACTTAATGACAGGCTTGATATTACGGCGGTAGATTTTGACACGGTCAAGAATCTTGTATTCCCTGCAATCAGTATTGCGGCACTCGGACTTATCGAGAGCCTTTTGTGCGGTGCGAGCGCAGGCAGAATGAAGAATGAAAAGCTTGACAGCGATCAGGAGCTTGTAGCACAGGGCATAGGCAATATGCTGATACCCTTTTTCGGCGGTGTGCCTGCGACAGCGGCAATAGCAAGAACGAGCGTTGCCATAAAGAGCGGCGCACAGACAAGAATTGCAGGTGTAATACATTCACTGGTGCTTTTAGCATCAATGTTCCTGCTCGGCGGCGTAATGTCAAAGATACCTATGGCGGCGCTTGCAGGCGTACTTATCGTAACTGCGTGGAGAATGAACGAGTTTGCGGTAATAAAGGACATTTTCGGCAGAAAGATAAAGACCGCAATGTTCCAGTATCTTATCACAATGGCGGCAACGGTTATATTCGACCTCACTGTCGCAATTATAATCGGTATACTTTTCTCGGTCATCATGTTCGTGCTTAAGGTTTCTGATATGACGGTTAATGTTGCGGATGTTGACCCTGCTAAGATAGATATAGCCGACAAGGACGGAAAGCTCTGCGGCACAAAGGTCGTATATGTCACAGGTCCGCTTTACTTCGGAACATCAAACAAGTTGTCGGAGAAGCTGTCACATCTTGAGATCGATGACGGCGGAAAGCTGATATTCTCAATGCGTGGCGTGCCTATAGCGGATATTTCCGGCGTACAGGCTATGAAGGAGCTTTGCGACAGTCTTTCCGCAAGGAAGATAGAAATATACTTCTCGTGCGTACAGCCTGCCGTTGACGAAATGTTCCACCGTTGCGGCCTTATCGAAACCTACGGCGAGGAGCGTTTCTTCTGGAGCACCGACAAGGCGATGAAATTCATTGCAGGCGAAACCGCAAACGTCTGCCCCCTCTGCTCCGCAAACACATCAAATACAGCCGTAACCGCAGAAACGGCAAGCGTATAA
- a CDS encoding GNAT family N-acetyltransferase, which translates to MNIRTLYTGELNLLFQLFDYNDPDEMTAENTVDINERKIDIFGLFQEDRLIGEIRAAYVHNDERFAVRNKRVYLFAFRIHKDFQGRGYGQFLLNEVISTLSQKGYSEFTIGVEDDNETAVHIYSKLGFTQLIGKISEEYQGDSYEYGLYLRA; encoded by the coding sequence GTGAATATCAGAACTTTGTACACAGGAGAATTAAATCTGCTGTTTCAGCTCTTTGACTATAACGATCCCGATGAAATGACAGCTGAAAATACAGTAGATATTAACGAGAGAAAAATCGATATATTTGGCTTGTTCCAAGAGGACAGACTGATAGGAGAGATACGCGCCGCTTATGTCCATAACGATGAAAGGTTTGCCGTAAGAAACAAGCGTGTTTATCTCTTTGCTTTCCGTATTCATAAGGATTTTCAAGGCAGGGGATACGGACAATTTTTGTTGAATGAGGTAATTTCCACGCTTTCGCAAAAAGGTTACTCTGAATTTACGATCGGTGTCGAAGATGATAACGAAACGGCTGTACACATATATTCAAAGCTCGGATTTACGCAGTTGATCGGTAAAATCAGCGAGGAATATCAGGGGGATAGTTATGAATATGGGTTGTATCTGAGAGCGTGA
- a CDS encoding CDP-alcohol phosphatidyltransferase family protein, giving the protein MKKDIFSIPNILSFVRILLIPIFVWLYVTAGTSGEYYLAAAVVVASGITDFLDGQIARRCNMITEFGKFLDPLADKLTQGTLFLCIAINYPLMWILLAIWLLKDGFMAIMGLVLLKTKQTKLDGARWYGKVCTAIIYIAVLALLFFPGVFPEGSPASSLLILICIGVMLLSGILYSIALIKMWLHNETIAKEDRKKLSEIAKESTHEHSDIKSE; this is encoded by the coding sequence ATGAAAAAAGATATATTTTCAATTCCGAACATACTGAGCTTTGTGCGAATATTGCTTATCCCGATATTTGTATGGTTATATGTCACCGCAGGCACGAGCGGAGAGTATTATCTTGCCGCCGCAGTTGTCGTAGCGTCGGGAATTACCGATTTCCTTGACGGGCAGATAGCACGGCGATGCAATATGATAACCGAGTTCGGCAAATTCCTTGATCCGCTTGCCGACAAGCTGACGCAGGGAACATTGTTCCTTTGCATAGCGATAAATTATCCGCTGATGTGGATACTGCTTGCTATATGGCTTTTGAAGGACGGCTTTATGGCAATCATGGGACTTGTGCTTTTAAAGACAAAGCAGACAAAGCTTGACGGCGCACGCTGGTACGGCAAGGTCTGCACGGCTATTATCTATATCGCAGTACTGGCTCTGCTTTTCTTCCCCGGAGTATTCCCGGAGGGCTCGCCTGCATCATCCTTACTCATTCTTATCTGTATAGGTGTAATGCTTCTTTCCGGTATTCTTTATTCGATAGCGCTTATAAAGATGTGGCTTCACAATGAAACAATAGCCAAAGAGGACAGAAAGAAGCTTAGTGAGATAGCTAAGGAAAGCACCCACGAGCATAGTGATATAAAGAGTGAATAA
- the rnhA gene encoding ribonuclease HI, whose amino-acid sequence MPETTVEIFSDGACSGNPGPGGYGAILRWNGKEKELSGGEKHTTNNRMELTGVIEALTALKYPCKVILTTDSKYVVDSVTKGWVNGWKRRGWKKSDNTPALNVDLWERLLPLLDTHDVEFRWIKGHAGHPENERCDRLAVKMRDYYSAL is encoded by the coding sequence ATGCCTGAAACGACAGTTGAGATATTCAGCGACGGAGCGTGCAGCGGCAATCCGGGTCCCGGAGGTTACGGTGCGATTCTCCGTTGGAACGGAAAAGAAAAGGAACTGAGCGGCGGCGAAAAGCATACCACCAATAACCGTATGGAGCTCACCGGAGTTATCGAGGCGCTGACGGCACTGAAATATCCGTGCAAGGTGATACTTACCACCGACAGCAAATATGTTGTGGATTCGGTCACAAAGGGTTGGGTGAACGGCTGGAAACGCAGAGGCTGGAAAAAGTCCGACAATACACCCGCACTTAATGTCGATCTGTGGGAGCGGCTGCTTCCGCTGCTCGATACGCACGATGTGGAATTCCGCTGGATAAAAGGCCACGCAGGACACCCCGAAAATGAACGTTGCGACAGGCTCGCAGTAAAAATGCGTGATTACTACAGCGCATTATAA
- a CDS encoding HAD-IC family P-type ATPase has protein sequence MPNAEKSISLENATDVGGGLTSKEVSDRIAQGKVNGDFNIPSKSVKQIFKDNCLTFFNLINIILAAFVVAVGSFKNCLFLGVIICNTAIGIFQEIRSKRAIDKLALISAPKADVLRNGEIQTIPVKDIVLDDIMILSAGRQVCSDCIAVEGDCEVNESLITGESDPIVKHKGDEILSGSFLISGNAKAQVIRIGADNYANKITSGAKYIKKNNSKMLASINYILKMISVCIIPMILLMFGKEMLLAHNTFTDAVVNTVSAIIGMIPEGLVLMASMVLAVSVIRLATNKTLAQDLYCVETLARVDVLCLDKTGTITEGRMEVSDVISLDGSDHEKALCEMIYALGDNNPTALAVMDRYKKDGFLPEREWSASTAVHFSSAKKWSLAAFENKGTYILGAAEFILGDAMTDALREQIKTLSEGGYRVVLFAHSDNMPPEVEGGALPENITPVALVRITDCIRKEAPATLKYFAEQDVDIRIISGDSPVTVSGVAQRAGLEHYENYVDASTLTTDEELWEAADKYKIFGRVTPYQKLELVKALKAKGHTVAMTGDGVNDVLALKESDCSIAMQSGSDAARNVSNIVLLDSNFASMPKIVGEGRRSINNIERSSVLFLYKTVYSFLAALMFCFVPMGYPLQAIQLTQINMFTNGIPSFLLAMEPNFKRVKGEFIENVLPRSIMHGLLITFNFVGIVLMRYISGWMDIIPRETFDYSIETMSTICIGFAAFVILFKVCMPFKPWKIGLFIFLIGGFTADIFILRDFLLDLKPMCFEMIVMTGILMGATVLIEALSSFFERHITDNLLVFQRYWKDVFVKMSAKRKAGKENKNA, from the coding sequence ATGCCAAATGCCGAAAAAAGCATATCACTTGAAAATGCAACAGATGTCGGCGGGGGACTTACCTCGAAAGAGGTAAGCGACCGCATCGCACAGGGAAAAGTAAACGGAGATTTCAATATACCGAGCAAATCGGTAAAGCAGATATTCAAGGATAACTGTCTTACATTCTTCAACCTTATCAACATAATACTGGCGGCTTTTGTTGTTGCGGTAGGTTCGTTCAAGAACTGTCTGTTCTTAGGCGTTATCATATGCAACACGGCAATAGGTATATTCCAGGAAATACGCTCAAAAAGAGCCATCGACAAGCTGGCTCTTATTTCTGCACCTAAAGCAGATGTGCTGAGAAACGGCGAAATACAGACTATACCCGTAAAGGATATTGTTCTTGACGATATAATGATTTTGTCGGCAGGCAGACAGGTCTGCTCGGACTGCATAGCGGTAGAGGGCGACTGCGAGGTAAACGAGAGCCTTATAACAGGCGAAAGCGACCCTATCGTAAAGCACAAGGGCGATGAGATACTGTCCGGCTCGTTTCTGATAAGCGGAAATGCAAAGGCGCAGGTTATCCGCATAGGCGCAGACAATTATGCCAATAAGATAACAAGCGGCGCAAAATATATCAAGAAGAATAACTCAAAGATGCTCGCAAGCATAAACTATATATTGAAGATGATTTCCGTATGTATTATACCGATGATACTGCTGATGTTCGGCAAGGAAATGCTTCTTGCACATAACACGTTCACCGATGCCGTTGTAAACACAGTGTCGGCTATAATCGGCATGATACCCGAGGGTCTTGTGCTTATGGCAAGTATGGTGCTTGCGGTAAGCGTTATCAGACTTGCAACGAACAAAACGCTTGCGCAGGATCTGTACTGCGTGGAAACCCTTGCAAGAGTTGACGTTCTCTGCCTTGATAAAACAGGTACGATAACCGAGGGCAGAATGGAAGTATCGGACGTTATCTCTCTTGACGGCAGCGATCACGAAAAAGCTCTTTGCGAGATGATATATGCGCTCGGCGATAATAACCCCACTGCGCTTGCCGTAATGGACAGATACAAAAAAGACGGTTTCCTGCCCGAAAGAGAATGGTCGGCAAGTACTGCGGTGCATTTCTCAAGTGCGAAAAAGTGGAGCCTTGCGGCTTTTGAGAATAAAGGAACATATATTCTCGGTGCGGCTGAATTTATTCTGGGCGATGCTATGACAGATGCTCTGAGAGAACAGATAAAGACGCTGTCTGAGGGCGGATACAGAGTTGTATTGTTTGCACACAGCGACAATATGCCTCCCGAAGTTGAGGGCGGCGCATTGCCCGAAAATATAACTCCTGTTGCACTTGTAAGAATCACCGACTGCATAAGAAAAGAAGCCCCTGCAACGCTTAAATATTTTGCGGAGCAGGACGTTGACATAAGAATTATTTCGGGCGACAGCCCCGTTACCGTTTCTGGAGTAGCACAGCGTGCAGGGCTTGAGCATTATGAAAATTACGTTGACGCATCAACATTAACAACCGATGAAGAACTGTGGGAGGCGGCTGACAAGTATAAGATATTCGGCCGTGTAACGCCGTATCAGAAGCTGGAACTTGTAAAGGCGCTTAAAGCCAAAGGTCATACGGTTGCTATGACGGGCGACGGCGTAAACGATGTCCTTGCACTGAAAGAATCCGACTGCTCTATAGCTATGCAATCCGGAAGCGATGCGGCACGAAATGTGTCAAATATTGTCCTTCTTGACAGCAATTTTGCTTCAATGCCGAAGATAGTAGGCGAGGGCAGACGCTCTATAAACAATATCGAACGTTCAAGCGTGCTGTTCCTTTACAAAACCGTATACTCGTTTTTAGCGGCGCTTATGTTCTGCTTTGTGCCTATGGGCTATCCTCTTCAGGCAATACAGCTTACGCAGATTAATATGTTTACAAACGGCATACCCTCGTTCTTACTTGCTATGGAGCCTAACTTCAAGCGTGTAAAGGGCGAATTTATAGAAAATGTCCTGCCGAGATCCATAATGCACGGACTGCTGATAACGTTCAATTTTGTCGGAATAGTGCTTATGCGCTATATTTCGGGCTGGATGGATATAATTCCGAGAGAAACCTTCGATTACAGCATTGAAACAATGTCAACCATATGCATAGGTTTTGCGGCGTTCGTGATACTGTTCAAGGTTTGTATGCCCTTCAAGCCGTGGAAAATAGGTCTGTTTATTTTCCTGATAGGCGGATTTACGGCTGATATATTCATATTGCGTGATTTCCTGCTCGACCTTAAGCCTATGTGCTTTGAAATGATAGTTATGACAGGAATCCTTATGGGCGCAACTGTTCTTATAGAGGCTCTGTCCTCGTTCTTTGAACGGCATATAACCGATAATCTGCTGGTGTTCCAGCGGTACTGGAAAGATGTGTTTGTAAAAATGTCGGCAAAAAGAAAAGCCGGAAAGGAAAATAAAAATGCCTGA
- a CDS encoding extracellular solute-binding protein produces MKYKRSVSVFLAVLALIPAMMTAGCSEGSHIITQHTSRPDGTATSKPYATNSSLTKDDITLTVWESKDGPDEFIRKAGDSFHELYPNITIEYVNVEIPDAIINLKDKNSTVKRPDLFASPCDMAGELIANDLILPTIDTSFVNTVAMTFARDSVMYGDTMYGYPVSCETYALFYNKKFVDLNDIPSTWEGMIGWSKGFNTLYPGKYGFIFHADTVYYLAMLMSRDGNKLMSGNDYGLLNESAKYGMDLLGQMQEILPQNVTDFEYDDYDDLFLNGDAAFLVNGPWFVSKADASGIDYGIVNLPSFESGSNTYSIAGVRVMYVYSKSEHPKEADEFARYLLSEDMQRLRVKMTGTLPAANVDIDEKLDGFVNQLAFSYAMPNTPQTARFWEYGITVTKNVYAGKDPDEELKDYVDYLNGTDTPDNESNITDSLDSSNTE; encoded by the coding sequence ATGAAATACAAAAGATCGGTATCGGTTTTTCTTGCTGTTTTGGCGCTGATTCCGGCAATGATGACAGCAGGCTGTTCCGAAGGGAGCCATATTATAACTCAGCACACCTCACGTCCTGACGGTACGGCGACGTCAAAGCCGTATGCCACCAACAGCAGTCTGACAAAGGACGATATAACGCTTACGGTATGGGAGTCAAAGGACGGCCCCGATGAATTTATCAGAAAAGCGGGAGACAGCTTTCACGAGCTTTACCCTAACATAACGATTGAATATGTCAACGTAGAGATACCCGACGCTATAATAAATCTTAAGGATAAGAACAGTACGGTAAAAAGACCGGATCTGTTTGCATCTCCCTGCGACATGGCAGGGGAGCTTATCGCCAACGATCTTATACTTCCGACAATCGACACATCGTTTGTAAATACAGTGGCAATGACTTTCGCAAGGGATTCCGTGATGTACGGCGATACTATGTACGGCTACCCGGTTTCCTGCGAAACGTACGCCCTTTTCTACAATAAGAAATTCGTAGATCTGAATGATATTCCGTCAACGTGGGAAGGTATGATAGGCTGGAGCAAGGGCTTCAATACGCTCTATCCCGGCAAATACGGCTTTATTTTCCACGCAGATACGGTATATTATCTTGCTATGCTGATGAGCAGGGACGGGAATAAGCTGATGAGCGGTAATGACTACGGCTTGCTTAACGAATCCGCAAAATACGGCATGGATCTTCTCGGACAGATGCAGGAGATATTGCCGCAGAATGTTACGGATTTTGAATATGACGATTATGACGATCTGTTTCTTAACGGCGATGCGGCTTTCCTTGTGAACGGACCGTGGTTTGTAAGCAAGGCCGATGCCTCCGGCATAGATTACGGCATAGTAAACCTTCCGTCTTTTGAAAGCGGAAGCAATACATATTCCATTGCAGGTGTCAGAGTTATGTATGTGTACTCAAAAAGCGAGCATCCGAAAGAGGCGGACGAGTTTGCACGCTATCTTCTCAGCGAGGATATGCAGAGGCTCAGAGTAAAGATGACAGGAACCCTGCCTGCCGCTAACGTGGATATAGATGAAAAGCTGGACGGATTTGTGAATCAGCTGGCATTCTCCTATGCTATGCCGAACACGCCTCAGACGGCTCGGTTCTGGGAATACGGGATAACTGTTACCAAAAACGTTTATGCCGGCAAGGACCCCGATGAAGAGCTTAAGGATTATGTCGATTATCTGAACGGTACAGACACTCCCGATAACGAAAGCAATATCACAGACAGCCTGGACAGCAGCAATACCGAATAA
- a CDS encoding D-alanyl-D-alanine carboxypeptidase family protein — protein MEPEKKYETSSIDDIKALFEKRTDDNIIPLDELDGKFKPKPAAAPVKASSPQYPKRKTSAQKKRNRLIANIMIYSGIALLIIMCAILVTLIFTGNNGDSIKGLEITNSGDITLRIGHSEKLKVKTEPSDTEYALSYVSADTSVATVSLDGKITGVSDGKTEITVSSGELSDSIIVIVKKDIIEKLDVSLAALSLDGGEEQKVTAKLTPSDAKDVSLSWKSADTEVATVDKDGNIKGVNTGETTVTVTDSVTGLSKDISVTVNGLELPDSMEFDKKSVTLEVGEVYNSVLKFSPEDITHTSAIYYTSDATIASVTNEGVITAKSEGSCTIEAYYENDFRLVATMEVNIIDPYVITQPETTVPETPKPETSKPQASEPQTPSYNGSHKMEVIDGITYFDGVMIANKTYTLPASYNPGVQPVAMDAFYDMQAAAAADGISLWILSSFRSYEDQDVIYNRYVAQDGRDAADTYSSRPGHSDHQTGYTFDLNSLEQDFQYDPAGQWLDKNCYKYGFIIRYPKGKESSTGYMYEPWHVRYIGVDLATKVTQSGLSLEEYFGITSQYQD, from the coding sequence ATGGAGCCTGAAAAGAAGTACGAAACAAGCAGTATCGATGATATAAAGGCGCTGTTTGAAAAAAGAACGGACGATAATATAATTCCGCTTGACGAGCTTGACGGCAAATTCAAGCCAAAGCCTGCTGCAGCACCCGTCAAAGCGTCCTCACCACAATATCCGAAAAGGAAAACCTCAGCGCAGAAAAAACGTAACCGCCTGATAGCGAATATTATGATATACAGCGGTATAGCCCTGCTGATAATAATGTGTGCCATACTTGTAACGCTGATTTTCACAGGCAATAACGGCGACAGCATAAAAGGGCTTGAGATAACAAACAGCGGTGATATTACACTGCGTATCGGTCATTCCGAAAAACTCAAAGTGAAAACCGAGCCGTCAGACACGGAATATGCGCTGTCATATGTCAGTGCGGATACGTCTGTTGCGACCGTTTCGCTTGACGGAAAAATCACAGGTGTGTCGGACGGAAAAACCGAAATTACGGTAAGCAGCGGAGAGCTTTCCGACAGCATTATCGTTATTGTAAAGAAGGATATAATAGAAAAGCTCGATGTATCTCTTGCGGCTCTGTCGCTTGACGGCGGAGAGGAACAGAAGGTTACTGCAAAGCTGACTCCCTCTGACGCAAAGGATGTATCGCTCAGCTGGAAAAGTGCCGACACAGAAGTTGCAACCGTTGACAAGGACGGAAATATAAAGGGAGTGAACACGGGCGAAACAACCGTCACCGTTACCGACTCCGTAACAGGACTTTCAAAGGATATAAGCGTCACTGTGAACGGACTTGAGCTGCCCGATTCGATGGAATTTGACAAAAAGAGCGTTACTCTTGAGGTCGGAGAGGTATATAATTCCGTTTTAAAATTCTCGCCTGAGGATATTACACACACAAGCGCCATATACTATACCAGTGACGCAACTATAGCCTCGGTAACAAACGAGGGCGTTATCACCGCAAAAAGCGAGGGTAGCTGTACCATTGAAGCGTACTACGAAAATGATTTCCGACTTGTTGCTACTATGGAGGTGAATATCATAGATCCGTATGTAATAACACAGCCCGAAACAACCGTTCCCGAAACTCCGAAACCCGAAACATCAAAGCCACAGGCATCCGAACCGCAGACCCCGTCATATAACGGCTCGCACAAAATGGAGGTTATAGACGGCATTACTTATTTTGACGGCGTTATGATAGCAAACAAGACATATACTCTGCCCGCAAGCTATAACCCAGGTGTTCAGCCTGTCGCTATGGACGCTTTCTACGATATGCAGGCTGCCGCCGCCGCTGACGGCATTTCGCTGTGGATTTTATCCAGCTTCCGTTCCTATGAGGATCAGGATGTTATATACAACCGCTATGTTGCGCAGGACGGCAGAGATGCCGCAGATACATATTCTTCACGGCCGGGTCATTCCGATCACCAGACAGGATACACTTTCGATCTTAATTCTCTCGAACAGGACTTCCAGTACGATCCCGCAGGTCAGTGGCTTGACAAGAACTGCTACAAGTACGGCTTTATCATCCGTTATCCTAAAGGCAAAGAAAGCTCCACAGGCTATATGTATGAACCGTGGCACGTCAGATACATCGGCGTAGACCTTGCCACAAAGGTAACGCAGAGCGGTCTTTCGCTTGAAGAATATTTCGGGATAACGTCACAGTATCAGGACTGA
- a CDS encoding PIN domain-containing protein, translating into MIYLIDFENVHSDGLKGIEQLGEKDKCYIFYSEHAGVLTFNMHKRITESKADIFYVEAQVGMKNALDFQLVSYLGYMIREAPEENYCIISNDKAFELVGRFWQEKNVNVCCAVSLEQAEESGEHSRLHSELEKLITNSDELEFVEKCINELTTKSGINNRIVKKYGTTRAGEIYRLIKPLLTDKKGDKRQK; encoded by the coding sequence ATGATATATCTTATTGACTTTGAAAATGTTCACTCAGACGGGCTTAAGGGTATCGAACAGCTTGGTGAGAAGGATAAGTGCTATATCTTTTACAGTGAACACGCAGGTGTGCTGACATTCAATATGCACAAAAGAATAACCGAGAGCAAAGCCGATATATTCTATGTCGAGGCGCAGGTGGGAATGAAAAATGCGCTTGATTTTCAGCTTGTTTCCTATCTCGGATATATGATACGGGAGGCTCCCGAGGAGAATTATTGCATTATTTCAAACGATAAGGCATTCGAGCTTGTGGGAAGGTTCTGGCAGGAGAAGAACGTGAACGTTTGCTGTGCCGTTTCACTTGAGCAGGCTGAAGAATCCGGAGAACACAGCAGGCTTCATTCCGAGCTTGAAAAGCTGATAACAAACAGTGATGAACTTGAGTTTGTCGAGAAGTGCATCAATGAGCTTACTACCAAGTCGGGCATAAATAACCGTATCGTGAAAAAATACGGCACCACCCGTGCAGGTGAGATATACAGACTGATAAAGCCTCTGCTGACCGATAAAAAGGGCGATAAGAGGCAGAAATAA
- a CDS encoding ABC transporter ATP-binding protein yields MVIDVKNVTVQYTISNFREIGLKEYLIKKVKRDIKTEQFTAVDNVSFSLDEGDFLGIIGTNGAGKSTLLKVISGIMKPAKGSVTVNGKIAALLELGSGFDPDLTIKENVFLRGAMLGYTKEFVTEKYKDILEYAELTEFENRAFKQLSSGMKSRLAFSISCLMEPEILILDEVLSVGDAAFRAKSEATMMNIIKNGCCTLFVSHSLPQVRRLCNKVLWLDKGKQIAFGDVNTVCDKYDRYIRTVTNMQNIKM; encoded by the coding sequence ATGGTAATTGATGTAAAAAACGTTACAGTTCAGTATACAATAAGCAATTTCAGAGAAATCGGACTTAAGGAATACCTTATCAAAAAGGTAAAGAGGGACATAAAGACCGAGCAGTTCACTGCGGTAGACAATGTTTCGTTCAGCCTTGACGAAGGCGATTTTCTCGGGATAATCGGCACGAACGGCGCAGGAAAATCGACCCTCCTGAAAGTAATATCAGGCATTATGAAGCCTGCAAAGGGCAGTGTTACCGTAAACGGAAAGATAGCGGCACTGCTGGAGCTTGGCTCGGGCTTTGACCCTGACCTTACAATAAAGGAAAACGTTTTTCTGCGTGGAGCGATGCTCGGTTATACAAAGGAATTCGTTACCGAAAAGTACAAGGATATACTTGAATATGCGGAGCTTACCGAGTTTGAAAACAGAGCCTTCAAACAGTTATCTTCCGGCATGAAGTCACGTCTTGCTTTTTCAATATCCTGCCTTATGGAGCCCGAGATTCTGATACTTGATGAGGTTCTTTCCGTAGGCGATGCGGCTTTCAGGGCAAAGAGCGAGGCAACTATGATGAATATAATCAAGAACGGTTGCTGTACCCTGTTTGTTTCACATTCGCTTCCGCAGGTACGCAGGCTTTGCAATAAGGTGCTGTGGCTTGATAAGGGAAAGCAGATAGCCTTCGGTGATGTGAATACCGTGTGCGACAAATACGACAGATATATCCGTACCGTAACCAATATGCAGAACATAAAAATGTAA